The Numida meleagris isolate 19003 breed g44 Domestic line chromosome 12, NumMel1.0, whole genome shotgun sequence genome includes a window with the following:
- the EGR1 gene encoding early growth response protein 1: protein MAMYVRAGAGCGRWDPIYRSGSGAGEEPSASSGQRGEAPGRPAGGRPSLPAGSAGWPRRKGRQQATAASPQLARPAGPRRRRHPSQPEPGFLMAAAKAEMQLLPSLQISDPFGVFPHSPPAMDGHYPKLEEMMLLSGGGQQFLAPPGAPESAGFAAAGEPGEQHFEHLAADTFPEISLNNEKTMPETSYPNQTTRLPPITYTGRFSLEPAPNGSNTLWPEPLFSLVSGLVSMANAPPTSTPSSSSPSSSQSTPLSCSVQGSENSPIYSAAPTFPTSSSDIFPEPQTQSFPNPSGAPIQYPPPAYPTAKTNFQVPMIPDYLFPQQQSELNLITADQKPFSALETRAQQPSLTPLSTIKAFATQTGSQELKTLNTNYQSQLIKPSRMRKYPNRPSKTPPHERPYACPVESCDRRFSRSDELTRHIRIHTGQKPFQCRICMRNFSRSDHLTTHIRTHTGEKPFACDICGRKFARSDERKRHTKIHLRQKDKKVEKAASVSTTSSPVAAYSSSVATSYPSSIATTYPSPVRTVYSSPASSSYPSPAHTTFPSPSIATTYPSGTATFQTQVATSFPSPGVTNNFSSQVSSALSDMTSTFSPRTIEIC, encoded by the exons ATGGCCATGTACGTCAGGGCCGGGGCGGGCTGCGGCCGGTGGGATCCGATATATAGAAGCGGCTCCGGAGCGGGCGAGGAGCCGAGCGCTTCCAGCGGGCAGCGGGGGGAAGCCCCGGGCCGTCCGGCGGGCGGGAGGCCATCGCTTCCAGCGGGCAGCGCTGGGTGGCCGCGGCGCaaaggcaggcagcaggcaaCGGCCGCCTCGCCGCAGCTGGCCCGTCCGGCGGGCCCGCGGCGGCGGCGCCACCCGTCACAGCCCGAACCCGGCTTTCTCATGGCTGCGGCCAAGGCAGAGATGCAGCTCCTACCCTCGCTGCAGATCTCCGACCCCTTCGGCGTCTTTCCACACTCGCCTCCCGCCATGGATGGCCACTATCCCAAACTGGAGGAGATGATGCTGCTCAGTGGCGGGGGACAGCAGTTTCTTGCTCCTCCCGGGGCGCCTGAGAGTGCGGGCTTCGCCGCGGCCGGAGAACCCGGCGAGCAACACTTCGAGCACCTCGCGGCAG ACACTTTTCCTGAGATCTCCCTGAACAATGAGAAAACCATGCCAGAAACCAGCTATCCCAACCAAACAACACGGCTACCACCAATAACCTACACGGGGCGCTTCTCCCTAGAGCCGGCCCCGAATGGTAGCAACACCTTATGGCCGGAGCCCCTCTTTAGCCTTGTCAGTGGGCTAGTGAGCATGGCTAATGCACCTCCCACCTCTACACCCTCTTCATCATCGCCCTCTTCTTCGCAGAGCACCCCCCTGAGCTGTTCTGTCCAAGGCAGTGAGAACAGTCCAATTTATTCGGCTGCACCAACTTTCCCCACTTCCAGCTCTGATATTTTCCCTGAACCACAGACTCAGTCCTTTCCCAACCCCTCTGGAGCCCCCATCCAGTATCCACCTCCAGCTTATCCAACTGCTAAAACCAACTTCCAGGTGCCAATGATCCCGGATTACCTGTTCCCTCAGCAACAGAGTGAGCTCAACCTTATCACAGCTGATCAGAAGCCCTTCTCAGCCCTTGAgaccagagcacagcagccttCCCTCACGCCGCTGTCCACTATCAAGGCATTTGCCACGCAGACTGGCTCTCAGGAGTTGAAGACTCTCAACACTAACTATCAGTCCCAGCTGATCAAGCCCAGCAGGATGAGGAAATACCCTAACCGCCCCAGCAAGACACCTCCTCATGAACGGCCCTATGCTTGCCCAGTGGAGTCCTGCGACCGGAGATTTTCAAGGTCCGATGAACTAACTCGTCACATTCGCATCCACACTGGACAGAAACCTTTCCAGTGCCGCATTTGCATGCGGAACTTCAGCAGGAGTGACCACTTGACCACGCACATCCGCACACACACAGGAGAGAAGCCATTTGCATGTGACATTTGTGGCAGAAAGTTTGCCAGAAGTGATGAGAGGAAGAGACACACTAAAATCCACCTTAGGCAGAAGGACAAGAAAGTGGAAAAGGCAGCTTCGGTCTCAACTACTTCTTCCCCTGTTGCTGCCTACTCATCCTCTGTGGCTACGTCCTACCCTTCCTCCATAGCCACCACTTACCCCTCACCAGTGCGCACAGTGTATTCCTCCCCTGCTTCCTCTTCTTATCCCTCCCCCGCACACACGACATTCCCATCTCCGTCTATAGCAACCACTTACCCCTCTGGCACTGCCACTTTTCAGACCCAAGTGGCCACTTCTTTCCCATCTCCAGGGGTTACCAATAATTTCAGCTCACAGGTGTCTTCAGCACTTTCAGACATGACATCAACCTTTTCTCCAAGGACAATTGAGATTTGCTGA